From Dreissena polymorpha isolate Duluth1 chromosome 15, UMN_Dpol_1.0, whole genome shotgun sequence, a single genomic window includes:
- the LOC127860616 gene encoding E3 ubiquitin-protein ligase TRIM33-like has translation MATNCSDEVQLASLELCDPCFSNCKEILAVLYCLDCDEKFCEVCGTCHAKSKLSKDHKLSKVAEAPSGNVVKLLKKLTTCPNHKSEEVVYICIDEDQLCCNQCANTSHRACRQLETIEQYMTTAIHNETITHQMTNVPNVAIAIEVQARPRKKISKKILPEGTVLENLTEMERQLAEILKQDANERSIVADSASRVTAYLQAVQAKLESAFNSLKIAVMSQCEMQTRIPLQNIDMRQTTITNLRDRISTNRDNIDSINRHGNDKHVFLLRREVTNDIQDIESRIRELNQRKAASKIEVVEQTTVDNIVRTITGALRVQPCGGGAYLISRKKGYKQEYEYDS, from the coding sequence ATGGCTACCAATTGCAGTGACGAGGTACAATTGGCGTCCTTAGAGTTGTGTGATCCATGCTTTTCTAACTGTAAAGAAATACTTGCAGTTCTGTACTGTCTAGATTGTGACGAGAAATTTTGTGAGGTATGCGGCACTTGTCACGCGAAATCCAAGTTGAGTAAGGATCACAAATTGTCGAAGGTTGCAGAAGCACCGTCTGGCAATGTCGTCAAATTGCTGAAAAAGCTCACCACGTGCCCCAACCATAAGTCCGAAGAAGTAGTTTACATCTGCATTGATGAAGACCAACTCTGCTGCAACCAATGTGCTAATACGAGTCACAGAGCGTGTCGGCAGTTGGAAACAATTGAGCAATACATGACAACAGCGATACACAACGAAACCATTACACATCAAATGACGAATGTACCCAACGTAGCAATTGCAATTGAGGTTCAGGCGAGACCAAGAAAAAAGATAAGTAAGAAGATTCTACCAGAGGGAACTGTCCTTGAAAATTTGACTGAAATGGAAAGGCAATTAGCAGAGATTTTGAAACAAGACGCAAATGAACGCTCCATAGTAGCCGACAGCGCTTCAAGAGTTACTGCTTACCTTCAGGCTGTTCAGGCCAAGCTGGAATCAGCGTTCAACTCCCTCAAGATTGCAGTAATGTCTCAATGTGAAATGCAAACTCGTATACCTTTACAAAACATCGACATGCGACAGACGACTATTACTAATCTACGAGATCGAATAAGCACTAATCGAGACAACATTGATTCAATAAATCGACATGGAAATGATAAGCATGTTTTTCTTCTGCGTCGTGAAGTTACTAATGATATACAGGATATTGAAAGCCGTATTCGAGAATTAAACCAACGCAAGGCAGCGTCCAAAATTGAAGTTGTGGAGCAAACTACTGTGGACAATATCGTCCGAACTATCACAGGCGCTCTTCGAGTACAACCATGCGGCGGCGGCGCATATTTAATCAGTCGTAAAAAAGGCTACAAACAAGAATATGAATACGATTCATAA